The following coding sequences lie in one Streptomyces venezuelae genomic window:
- the rpmA gene encoding 50S ribosomal protein L27 produces the protein MAHKKGASSTRNGRDSNAQRLGVKRFGGQLVNAGEILVRQRGTHFHPGSGVGRGKDDTLFALDAGAVEFGTHRGRKVVNIVPAA, from the coding sequence ATGGCACACAAGAAGGGCGCATCGTCCACTCGGAACGGGCGCGACTCCAATGCTCAGCGGCTCGGCGTGAAGCGCTTCGGCGGTCAGCTCGTCAACGCCGGTGAGATCCTGGTCCGCCAGCGCGGCACCCACTTCCACCCGGGCTCGGGCGTCGGCCGCGGCAAGGACGACACCCTGTTCGCGCTGGACGCCGGTGCGGTGGAGTTCGGTACCCACCGTGGCCGCAAGGTCGTGAACATCGTTCCGGCCGCCTGA
- the rplU gene encoding 50S ribosomal protein L21, with protein MYAIVRSGGRQHKVAVDDIVEVDKISTAKVGDTVELSTLLVVDGDAVTSDPWVLAGIKVQAEVVDHHKGAKIDILRYKNKTGYRRRQGHRQQYTAIKITGIPTAAK; from the coding sequence GTGTACGCCATCGTGCGCAGCGGTGGTCGCCAGCACAAGGTTGCTGTCGACGACATCGTTGAGGTTGACAAGATTTCCACTGCCAAGGTTGGCGACACGGTCGAGCTCTCGACCCTGCTCGTTGTCGACGGCGACGCTGTGACCAGCGACCCGTGGGTGCTGGCCGGCATCAAGGTCCAGGCCGAGGTCGTGGACCACCACAAGGGCGCGAAGATCGACATCCTTCGCTACAAGAACAAGACCGGTTACCGCCGTCGTCAGGGTCACCGCCAGCAGTACACGGCGATCAAGATCACCGGCATCCCCACGGCTGCGAAGTAA